The window aaaataaaaattatcaaaaaatagcaaaaaggcCATGAAAAGGGTTTAAACGATGGAATTTAGGGCTGAAAATTTGATGGTTACGGTTTCACCAAAAACAAACATAGGTTTTCGAATTATGCATGCGTGACGACAAATAGAGCATGATTCCTAGtactgagtcaaaagttatgtttGTTTGAAGTTTGAAGGCTCATATTTGACTTCAACATGAGTTGGGCCTGCATCATCGTGCTGCTGGCGATGCGTCCAAAGGCATCTGACGACATCTTCGGAGGCGTCGCTTAGGCCTAGCGACGCGTCCGGAGGCATCGCACAAGCTAGCAATGCATTTGAAGGCGTTGCCTTGGCCTAGCAATGCGTTCGGACGCGTCACGCGGGCTGGAATAGGGCGGGGGaaggttttaatttaattaaataacttatcttaatagtttttttttattttttaaaaatatttagattaatttttttatttttagttaatatattttatatttaaaaaataccgaaattaTGTCAGCACGATATGATACGGTACTGAAATTGTATCGTTCCGGTACAAAACCGAAATCCTAGCACGACTCGAGATTTAAAATCATGCTACTCGCCCTACGTCAAATTGGCTATGTGATGGTTGGTAGGATAAATTAATACCAATGATAGTTGGTTTATAGTATGGTGTATAGCTTGTGGGAGGGTGCCCAGTTGGCCTAGAGGGTGACAGATTTGCTATAATGAAGCAGGGATCAAATCTCGGCGGCAAGTGCGCATAccctctaggaaaaattccttcCACCCCTTAGCCATTTGCCGGTCGGCTATAAACTAACCCCGTGATTACTTTCCTTCACATAACTTGGGGACGAGGTGTGAAGGATATCTAGGGTGAGTGTAATTACCTTTTTTACTATAATGGCTTGTGGGAGGCCTGGGGCCTCAGGGTATGCCATGACTGTCGTCACTCTTCCTGTTGTTGCTTTCATCCATATGTGCCAACTTCTTGAAATTAGGTTTTTCgtcttttttttttggtttgaaaAATTCTGGTTTTTCTTTGAAATAACGGGTTTTACTTTCTTAAGGTACATTCGAACTGAGTAACTACTATTGCCACAGTTAACATTAGATCTGGTTCCAGAGTGATGCATTAATAATGAGATACTTGTATTCTATTAAGAATGGACCGAACCTTGTTTATCAACCGATGACTAAAATCATCATCCTGCCCATATATTTCTGTTCTGTTTCTTTCCAGATCCATCAATGAAATTttctcttagttttttttacattGACATTCTCTGATTCCTCATATGCCCCTTTGTACCGTCGTCGGATGCCATGCTCAAGCACCACCATCTCTGTTGATTATATGTAAAAACCTCTATAAATACCCACATTGGACACTTGGATGCACACCCCTAtccaatacttaattacacttTGAACACTTGGATCCATGCCCATATCAAATACTAACTAGGATCCATGCCCATATCCAATACTACTAAGTTATTCACGAGTTCGAATAACATAGATGGCATTCAACCAAGACCTGTTTGTTTCAATTACCTCTTGGTCATTTTGAACAGAAAACCTACTACTATACATTTTAAGTTAGGCAGTAGAACCATGAAATTATAAAATCGTACTGCATTCAAGTTGATTCTTTTATTGAACATAGTTTCTGAAATTATTTGATAATTTCTCTTTGCGGTTTGATTTAAAGGGAGGCTCAGTTCGACAAGAGCTATTCTATCTTTTAAGAGATGAGGACGATGTGCATTTTTCATTCGGAAGCATCAGTAAGAATGGGATCAGTGAAGCTAGTCGAGGAATGCACGCGTCAAAGTTCTGTCTGAATGTCGCCGGAGACACTCCATCTTCCAACAGACTATTTGATGCCATAGCAAGCCACTGCGTCCCCGTCATCATCAGCGATGAGATTGAGCTTCCGTATGAAGACGTCCTCGACTATTCCAGTTTCTGCATATTTGTGCGCACTTCTGATGCCATCAAGAAAGGGTTTCTCATCAAGCTGATCAGAGGAATAAGCCGAGAGGTCTGGACCCAAATGTGGCAAAGGTTGAAGGCAGTCGAAGGCTATTTCGAGTTCCAGTACCCTTCTAAGAAAGATGATGCAGTTCAAATGATATGGCAGGCAGTGGCCAGAAAAGTGCCAGCAATTCGGCTCAAGCTGCACAGAGCAAGGCGGTTCGCGCGGTTCAACACAGAAGATCAAATTAGAagctttaaaagttttaaaagtgtgTCATTGAGGAGCCGTCACCACCGAATTCATTAAACACTATTCGTCAAGATTTTTACAGCAACTTCTTTGTTTTCTTTGTGGAGTGTCAAGGAATTGGAGGATGAAATGATGGGATTCTACATTTTGGTATTGAGAATAAGTGTTGTTTTAGTATTGAACACTAGTGGAGCAATGCGATCTAGTATCGTTGGTCCTACGATAAACGATAAGGTATAAGTAAATCATCGAGGATATTTCGCATAGCTTCTCTTTGACGGtaaaaaaaaagggggaaaaaataaatataaaaaataatatttcattagtttgataaaataaatctagcaaaaacatttttaataaaataaaatatattcttATTCATAACTTTTGGCAATCTATTTTGCTCCCCTTAGAATTTTAAATGTTATAATTTACCTTCATAATTTATGGACacttttaattttcaacactaaatttatatattaatcttatcatttaaataaatattatatttaatctcaaaattaaatGAAGGATTTTTTTAAGGCCATAAAAAAAGAGCAACCCCCAGAAGGACTATTAAAAGATTACAGCATTGTTGCTTTTCTGTTGGCCGTCCAAATCACGTTACCAGATCGAGATGTCGCTGTTGGACGGCTGAGATTGATCTCCTATCCGTCGTCTTTACTCGTCGTTGCTTCCTCGATCGATAGATCGAACTCCTCTAACCTCTTCCTGGTCTCGCGTTCTGGCAAGGCGATCAATCGCGATCGGTTCTTTCTTCAGGTGAGATCTCTACCGaatcctctctctccctctctctctcgtcTCTGGTTTTGTTTCAGCTCCTTGATTGCTGGATTGCTCTCCTTCCTGTGGCCTCCTTAACCTGTTCCCGAACCCTAACCTGTTGTTTTCCTATTTCTGAATTGAATTCTCCTGATGTAACATATAATTGTTGGATTTGCTTTTTATAATCCCTTTCCGATTCAATCTATTGGTCTCAGTAGGTTTTAGTCTATGGTTTCTATGGATTCATCTTCTGATGTTTCTCGTATGGTGCTTTGCAGTGAGAAATGGAGATAATTAAGGACGTCCTGCTTCTGCTGATGTTGCTCGTAACTTCGATTCCAGATGTGTTCGGGATCCCTGTCACGGCGCCTGCCTTTATGTGGTCGCCTCAACATTACGGGTATCTAATTCACTCATTGAACAAATATCTTGCTAATTGTGCTTGTTTTTCCAATTACGCTCATGATTGCTAACTGAATAGTTTCTGTTTGAATCATGCTTCGATTTAAGCTAAGTCATGAAAGTTTTCATTTTATTTTGTTCTGTTCTTGTTCAAAAAGGAGTTGATTTCAACGTCGATAGCGATTGTTCTCACAACTGACAGAATTTTAACATTCAGATCTCAATATCAGAAAAACACGCATCTCTTGATGGTTACTACATTTTCACAGTTCATGGCACCTTTTTGGCTCAACCTGAGTCGTATTGATATCACTAAAAAACTTACTGTTTGAAAGTAACATAGAAGTTCAGGTGAAAAGAAAGTATACTAATTCAAATTTAGATTGTGtcatttgattaattttttataatattctcACTAAACCAGAAAAGGCTAAGTGTTCATTTATAGAACTACCGGTATGAGAGCATACAGTTTCTCAGTAGTCAGTATAAGACTTATGAACAGTGTGGATAGAGTTAATATAGAGAATCTTATCTATATATCGATGACTTAAGGCAGTGCAATTCTACTAGTGTCACTAGTACAATTTGTACTGCAAGGTGTCTTTCTTTTCATGTCTTGAAGGAAAATTATTTCTTCTGTTTTCCTTGTTGTGATGCAACTTTTTGAATTTGGAACTCCTCGCCTACTTATTATGCAGATCATCAAATGTTGACAAGAAAGAACTTGTTGTCTACCAAACAATCACCCCTAGGGATTTAGCTAGTTTGGTTTTGTCTGAAGGAGGTTGGTCAGACTTGGTGGTGAGCTATCCACTTAATTATAAACTATATATTCTAATGCACTTTTGTTATTCGAACCATTTACCATTTAAGCCAATATTGACTCAGGAATATCTCTCTGTAGTGCTCTAGGGAAGACGCTGACGAGAATATTGATGTAGCTATCCTTTTTATTGGAAGAAAGGTAATAAAGTTGGAAAGTTTTACACTTGTCACTTTATCGATAAGCACAGTTTTGTTGAGATGTGGGCCATCCTTTGAAATTGATACTCTTTGAAATTGATACTAAGTATTTATTTGAAATCTATTGGCTTCTCTATAGCAAGTGGAGAATGAGGTAtgcaacttatttatttgaatgAAGGATTTGTCTATCATTCTGGGTGGAACATGTTATCTTTATATGGAAGGTGAAGCATTAGATAATGATTTCTGTAGTAAATTTCAAATCACTGTATTTTGGTTTTGTTTCCCCACTTGATATGTTTATGATACATCTGagtatttcaaatttcaaaatcttgatcatgcatctctattttGGCTAATGTCCATGTACTGCCTTGTTCTTTAGTTGCAATCATCAGATGTCTCTAGTGCTAAAGTGCAAGACCCTTCTTTGATTGAGATGCTCAAGGTAaggtttttttttgtgtgtgtgttctTTGTCTGTGCACTCTGATCAATGTTTTTGTTAGATTATGCTATATGAATTTATTTTTCTGCGTTGTTGCACAGTTCGCATTCACAACGTCAAATGTCTCCATGGCATTCCCATATGTTACCATTGATGAACGGGAGACATTGGAAGACTCTTTGGTAAAAGGTTTTACAGAAAATTGTGGACAAGCATCAGGAATGAATCGTATTGCTTACTTGAACACTTGTTCCATTAATGGAGAAAATGGTAGGAAACTTGAAGGCTTGCATTCACTTGAGGTAAACTAGTTTGATTGTTTCTAACTTGTTGCTTATGCATAACTCTTTGACCTAATATGATTAAAGTATTAAATGTGGTAGGGCTTTTTGGATTCAAGGACGAGTGGGAAGACTGATTTGATTGTTTTGTGCCATGGAAGTTCTGAAGAATCAGATAGCACTCACTCAGAAGGTTTATATGTTTCTAAAAGATGTAGTTTGGTCATTTCCCACAGTAAATGTTATGGTTACTGGGTGGATCAGTAATTTGATTTTGTTTTGTTGATATCTGCAGGGGAGGTTCTGTCGGACGTAGTTGATTTACTAAAGGAGTCTGGTGCCAAGTACACATTTCTTTATGCTTCTAGACCTCACGGGATTCAGTATCCGACTCGTTTGGCAGTGAGGTATCTTGCAGAAGGCACCGGCAATGCCTCTGCAAACTCAACTTGTGATGGAATCTGCCAATTGAAGTCATCACTCCTTGAAGGAGTTTTTGTTGTAAGCGTTTCATCTCTGTGCTTCTCAACCTGCACTAATCCTTATTTTCATGCTTATGGTCAAAATCTTCATTCTGTAATTCAAAATGCATTGCAGTTTACTTTATTTTAAATACTTACAGTTGCATAATTATATGCAATTTAATGGCAATAATGGGATTATTGTGGATTCCTGTCATATTCAGAAGTTGCATATGATAACTTACTTTAATGCTTCTTCGCTACAACCTGCATTAGCAAGGCACTAATTAGGTCATAGTATTTATTTAGTCCAAAAAATTCCTAGTTACATTTCTTTTGTTGTTTTGTTTTGCTCTTTTTTCAGGCAATCGTTCTACTCATAATATTGATATCGGGTCTATGTTGCATGGCTGGAATTGACACACCCACAAGATTTGAGACTCCCCAAGAATCTTGAGATGGTATATTAAAGAATTTTGTGTGAACCTAATCCACTAAGTTCTCATCTTTGCCAGATTTTATGGGtatatttgttttttatttgttttgCCCATCAATAATACACTACGAGTAGTTTGTGTACATGACCAAGGAATTTGTTCTTAAAAACTTTGACCTCTCACAGGCCAAAGTTACACCtttcattcatgttgtattaTCAGTTTGTATTGCTTCAAGaatttttcctctcttcttgaGTTGGAATGTATTTACTTAAATGGATAATAAACAAGGAGAGACAGAAAACAGAAATTGAACAAAACAAATTTGCAGCCGAGTAACTGTAATTCATTGTAATTTTATCATCTTTTTTCTCTTTTCGCCTCTTGTATATATCTGTCTACCCTATTAGACTAAGTCTTAGGTTTCTCGAACTTTGAGACTTATGAACGGAATGTTTAAGTTGCATTGTTAAAagtttctagttttcatttgttcACTAATAGATCAATGGGTTTTAGCTACTTCATTGGATGAATCCATGAACAGATATGTTAATTCTGTTGCTACTTATCAATCAACTAGATTTAATCACAAGGCTGCACATCTTATTTGATCTTGCAACTTCCTAATCACATGATCATTCCTTTACTGGCTTTCCATAtacctttcattttgttttataaaAATCTTTACTAGTTAATAATGAGGCTTATTGAATTATAAGTTTATGTAAGTTAATACATATATTACCTAAATGATAGTTATGATCATTAAGAGCAAAtgagaaagagtcgaaattgttTAGATGTGTATAAACTTTTATTAGATGTGTATaaaatttagaaagaaattaagGTTACATAGAGTATTTAAACTACAACAAGAGTGAACCTGGACATGAAGATTAGCATTTTAGGGTGAATTGATTAgtagaaataagaattaaatgTGACAAATCCAAATATATAAATGAGTGAAGAAATGAATTGATCTagtaaattaactttaaaagtaattttaaattcttaatatgTTTGAATTTTCCATATCCCTTTTTTTCTGATTAGGACTTGGATGCTTTCTTTGTCCTATTATTACTCATCTGTCTGCAGAACTCGTCCATGTTCAAACACTTCAGCTTTGATCTCTCGacattttgtttgtttttatctGCGCGTCAAACTGACAGCAAAAAGATTTGATCACTTATCCATTCGGAGAAATTTATCCATTTCATCAGATAAGCATCCTTTTCAGGATGGCAGTGACAAGTCATTTGATCGACTAAATTACGTTGAGATGGATGCCAATCAAGCCGAAGTAGGTGAGTTGATAACCTCAAACCCTTGTCACCATGACATAATCAACTCATTATCATTTTAGCAACCACGTATATCTGAATCTGAAGTAATTAAAATAACCAGTGTTGCCCACCAACACCAATGTCATTATGTCAAGTCCAGTTAAGCTCCTTGATTCCTTCCTGTCTGCTGTTCACTGCTTTGTATGATGCTACTAATTCAATGCCATTATTCTGAATGATTTCACAGTTTGGTTAGATATTCTTCAACAGAGAACCAGACATTCAACTCATTATACTGGATTGTGTAATCTACAAAGCCAAGTTCTAGTTTTTTGAACAAATTCTTGGGAAGGTTTTATGGTGTCTACTTCGTTTTTTTTCATTATTAAGATATCCTATAGGTTTCGACTTTTTGGAACAAGAGAGAGAATAAAGTTACAGGCACGAGTTTTTAAGTTGGATACTGATAGTTCATCAAGTGAGGACTCGATAGTAGTGACTGGGGATTGAAGAAGGTTTGGTTCGTGAAGCTGGAATTTTTGGGTGCAAAGTTGACCCTTTTTGCCGGCGATGCTTCGCCCCCACCGCCGCTGCCGCAGCCGAATTCGAAACATCCATGGCGTTTCAGGCCGTGCTCTGTTTTGAAACCGGGGGAAGGCGGTTGAGGGAGATGCTGCGGAACCAAGTAGCTGCTGCTGCCGccgccatgaaggaaggattggTTGGGATTCGAGTTGTTGTCCAAGGAGGATGATGCGTGATCGAGCAGGCGCGAGAGGGCGGAGTAGTCGGCGGCCTCTAGGAGCTCCGAGAAGGAGTAGGATTTCGGAAGAGTGAGGAAGGTTTCGTCCTCCACGCCGGAGTCTTCCTTGTCGGCGTCCGTGGCGGATTGGTGGTGGCCTCCCTTCTTGTAAATCCGGCAAAGGACCCAATCGTCCAGCTGAGATAAGAATCGACGCCGTCAAAAAAAGAAAATCGATCTGCACGCAGATCGAAAATAGATGGATCGGTACCCTCATGGAGGAATCCCTGGTGAGTTTCTTGGGCGTGTAGTCGTGGCTGTTCCTGGGGTGCCCCGCCTCGGCGAGGCGGTACTCGTGCATGATCCACTCGGTCTTGACGCCTCGAGGCGGCCGACCGCGGTAGAACACGAGCGCCTTCTTCACGCCAATGCTTTTGCCTTCCTCGCCGCGAAGCCTCCCCTTGCCGGAAAATATCGGCTTGTCGGTGCCGGTAGCCTTCCAGTACCCCGACGCCGCCGATCGGTTGGGGCGGAAGCCGTTGGGGTACTTCCGGTCGCGGGGGCTGAAGAAGTACCACTCTCGATCGCCGAACGCTGCCATGGCTGCACCAAGAGagaaacacacacacaaaaaaggAGGCGATATGTGATCTAGGTGATCGATTTAAGGTTTACGGGCGGCGTTTGAaggatagagagagagagagagagagagagacgaaCCGGGGAGGTTCCAGGGATCGAACTTGTATATGTCGACGTCCGCGATGATAGAGGCAGGGCAGGGGATGGAGGCGGCGCGGTTCTTGAGGTAGTGGAGGATGAGCTCCTCATCGGTTGGGTGGAAACGGAAGCCCGGCGGCAGCGACATTGGACCGGCGGCAGTCGACATGCTTCGAAGCCGACCACGATCGAATCCGATCGATCGGCAATTGCAGGAGCGACTCCCTCGTTATCGGTACCGTGGGAACTCGAAGAAGAGGAACTGAAATTTTTGGAATGCGTGGAAGTGGGCGTGGTTATAACAACGCGAGGGTGTTTGGACGTTTTTGTCGTCTAGCGATCGGATTATCGCCCTAAATACTTAATATCaatattttaatttgaaatgCTTTAGAATTATCAAAATATGTTAATATTTAACAAGATAATTATGTGATAGTttgcaattttaatttaatgaacttGCATGCCAAGTCAACGTTATTGCTTGTGAGCTAAAATgactaaaattttcaaatttagtattttgaaaatcttaagtAAAAGCTTTTAGGTTCAACTCAAATTTCTCTTGATTGaactttaattattattattattttaaaaaaattatatatacaaATTTGAGAGGTTATAAGTGAAAGAAACTCAACTTACATACAATCGTctactaaataaaaaataagaatattTATTCTCTCAATTCATTGTCAATTTACCATTGAAATCTTACCCTCGTTGTGGCATTGCGTAAAAGAAAGAATTACATGATGTTCCAAGACCAATGGACGATGTTTGCCAACCAATGAGAGCACGATACATGTACCACTCGATGCCTttgagggaaaccataattagaGAGAACAAAGGTCTATTAATCATCCACCATTAAGATAAACTCTTTCCTTAATTTGGTGGGATTAATGGACAGCACATAGGTTGATAGAACGGATTTTGGATTAGT is drawn from Zingiber officinale cultivar Zhangliang chromosome 1B, Zo_v1.1, whole genome shotgun sequence and contains these coding sequences:
- the LOC121990972 gene encoding uncharacterized protein LOC121990972, encoding MEIIKDVLLLLMLLVTSIPDVFGIPVTAPAFMWSPQHYGSSNVDKKELVVYQTITPRDLASLVLSEGGWSDLVCSREDADENIDVAILFIGRKLQSSDVSSAKVQDPSLIEMLKFAFTTSNVSMAFPYVTIDERETLEDSLVKGFTENCGQASGMNRIAYLNTCSINGENGRKLEGLHSLEGFLDSRTSGKTDLIVLCHGSSEESDSTHSEGEVLSDVVDLLKESGAKYTFLYASRPHGIQYPTRLAVRYLAEGTGNASANSTCDGICQLKSSLLEGVFVAIVLLIILISGLCCMAGIDTPTRFETPQES
- the LOC121990966 gene encoding NAC domain-containing protein 2-like, which produces MSTAAGPMSLPPGFRFHPTDEELILHYLKNRAASIPCPASIIADVDIYKFDPWNLPAMAAFGDREWYFFSPRDRKYPNGFRPNRSAASGYWKATGTDKPIFSGKGRLRGEEGKSIGVKKALVFYRGRPPRGVKTEWIMHEYRLAEAGHPRNSHDYTPKKLTRDSSMRLDDWVLCRIYKKGGHHQSATDADKEDSGVEDETFLTLPKSYSFSELLEAADYSALSRLLDHASSSLDNNSNPNQSFLHGGGSSSYLVPQHLPQPPSPGFKTEHGLKRHGCFEFGCGSGGGGEASPAKRVNFAPKNSSFTNQTFFNPQSLLSSPHLMNYQYPT